From a region of the Sandaracinaceae bacterium genome:
- a CDS encoding amino acid permease: MASPLFTRKPIKRILDEMAGDNRLHRVLGPVSLSSLGVGAIIGTGIFVLTGVAAHDKAGPALMLSYAFAGVACIFAALCYAEFAAMVPVAGSAYTYAYATLGELAAWIIGWDLILEYAVASATVAHGWSHYFQNLIGIFGMQLPEVLRTGPFDYDPDSGQLVSTGAFIDLPAVLVAGFVTVILVKGIKESVTFNNAMVAVKLAIVLFVILVGMQHINTANWEPFAPFGYAGISIFGHVFGQTGNGGEPLGMMAGSATIFFAYIGFDSVSTHAEEAKNPQRDVPIGIIVSLVLCTLLYIAVSAVITGMVPYDQIDINAPIPAAFASIGMPWAQLLIAAGALAGITSVLLVLMLSQPRVMLAMARDGLVPKEFFSAVHEKFRTPWKSSILTGVFVALLAGFLPLRVLAELVNIGTLFAFVVVCIAVLVLRKTHPELHRPFKCPWVPVVPIIGIIMCLFLMLSLPAENWLRLVIWLGIGFVLYFAYGAKHSVLRKERQQAE; this comes from the coding sequence ATGGCCAGCCCGCTGTTCACGCGCAAACCCATCAAACGCATCCTCGACGAGATGGCCGGCGACAACCGGCTGCACCGCGTGCTCGGGCCCGTGTCGCTCTCCAGCCTCGGGGTGGGCGCCATCATCGGCACCGGCATCTTCGTGCTCACCGGCGTGGCCGCGCACGACAAGGCCGGCCCGGCGCTCATGCTGTCGTACGCGTTCGCGGGCGTGGCCTGCATCTTCGCGGCGCTCTGTTACGCGGAGTTCGCGGCCATGGTGCCCGTGGCGGGCTCGGCCTACACCTATGCGTACGCCACCCTCGGCGAGCTGGCCGCGTGGATCATCGGCTGGGACTTGATCCTCGAGTACGCGGTCGCGTCCGCCACCGTGGCGCACGGCTGGTCGCACTACTTCCAGAACCTCATCGGCATCTTCGGCATGCAGCTGCCCGAGGTCTTGAGAACGGGGCCCTTCGACTACGACCCCGACAGCGGTCAACTGGTGTCCACGGGTGCGTTCATCGACTTGCCCGCGGTGCTCGTGGCCGGCTTCGTGACCGTCATCTTGGTCAAGGGCATCAAGGAGAGCGTCACGTTCAACAACGCCATGGTCGCGGTGAAGCTCGCCATCGTGCTCTTCGTGATCCTCGTCGGCATGCAGCACATCAACACGGCCAACTGGGAACCGTTTGCGCCGTTCGGCTACGCAGGCATCTCCATCTTCGGCCACGTCTTCGGGCAGACCGGCAACGGCGGCGAGCCGCTCGGCATGATGGCGGGCTCGGCCACCATCTTCTTCGCGTACATCGGGTTCGACTCGGTCTCCACACACGCCGAGGAAGCGAAGAACCCGCAGCGCGACGTGCCCATCGGCATCATCGTCTCGCTGGTGCTCTGCACGCTGCTCTACATCGCAGTGTCGGCGGTGATCACGGGCATGGTCCCGTACGACCAGATCGACATCAACGCGCCCATCCCCGCCGCGTTCGCGTCCATCGGCATGCCGTGGGCGCAGCTGCTCATCGCGGCCGGTGCGTTGGCGGGCATCACCTCCGTGCTGCTGGTGCTCATGCTCAGCCAGCCGCGCGTCATGCTGGCCATGGCCCGCGACGGCCTGGTGCCCAAGGAGTTCTTCTCGGCGGTCCACGAGAAGTTCCGGACGCCCTGGAAGTCGTCCATCCTCACCGGCGTGTTCGTGGCGCTGCTGGCCGGCTTCCTGCCGCTGCGCGTGCTGGCCGAGCTGGTCAACATCGGCACGCTGTTCGCGTTCGTGGTGGTGTGCATCGCGGTCTTGGTGCTGCGCAAGACGCACCCCGAGCTGCACCGCCCGTTCAAGTGCCCGTGGGTGCCCGTCGTGCCCATCATCGGCATCATCATGTGCCTCTTCCTGATGCTGTCGCTGCCGGCCGAGAACTGGCTGCGGCTGGTCATCTGGCTGGGCATCGGCTTCGTCCTCTACTTCGCGTACGGGGCCAAGCACAGCGTGCTGCGCAAGGAGCGGCAGCAGGCCGAGTAG
- a CDS encoding protein disulfide oxidoreductase produces the protein MTTAFTARVRRIAREWGPQVLVLLVVFLGVRAWQLRGAAEGTAPPVIGRSIHAPDQLLSLEALRGRPAVVYFWATWCGVCEHVDPNVAAVARDHQVLTVAVNSGSPDAIVSWMAERDLVMPTVSDPAGRLSRAYGVAAFPTTFWVDADGRIQHREVGYTSTLGLRTRLWLLR, from the coding sequence ATGACCACCGCCTTCACAGCCCGAGTTCGTCGCATCGCCCGCGAGTGGGGCCCGCAGGTGCTGGTGCTGTTGGTGGTGTTCCTGGGGGTGCGCGCGTGGCAGCTGCGGGGCGCCGCAGAAGGCACGGCGCCGCCGGTGATCGGGCGGTCCATCCACGCACCGGACCAGCTGCTGTCCCTCGAGGCCCTGCGCGGGCGCCCTGCCGTGGTCTATTTCTGGGCCACCTGGTGCGGCGTGTGCGAGCACGTGGACCCGAACGTCGCCGCCGTGGCGCGCGACCATCAAGTGCTCACGGTGGCGGTCAACTCCGGCTCCCCCGACGCGATCGTTTCGTGGATGGCCGAGCGCGATCTGGTGATGCCCACCGTGAGCGACCCCGCGGGCCGCTTGTCGCGCGCCTATGGTGTGGCCGCGTTCCCCACCACGTTCTGGGTGGACGCCGACGGCCGCATCCAGCACCGCGAGGTGGGCTACACCAGCACGCTGGGGTTGCGCACGCGCCTCTGGCTGCTGCGCTGA
- a CDS encoding DNA topoisomerase 3 yields MFSVVLAEKPSVARDLAEVLGATARHQGYLEGGGYRVTWAIGHLVGLAEPAAMDPAWSRWSYAALPMLPARWPLVARERVGEQLDVVMRLLNARDTAEVICATDAGREGELIFRYVYEHALCHKPVRRLWISSLTPEAIERGFNALKPASDFDALADAARARSRADWLVGMNLSRAYSLRYDDHLSVGRVQTPTLALVVERDLEIAHFVPEPYDEVHARFGTPQGEYEGVYVEKRRDESGKRKEQRKLERGPAGGGAGLSQAEQVAARVRGAGPERVRITEVERKQRRTPAPPLFDLTELQREANRLYGFSAKHTLDVAQELYEKHKLISYPRTDSRHLSRDVAKALGPVLAELEPRYADSLAPGSLEGKLGKRYVDDARVTDHHAIIPTGAKNKLREGTDHHKLYDLVARRLLSAFQPDHVEALTSVLTEVLRVDAQGEDRFRSRGSSVEVEGWRSLDVYTARARATRPDLPTGLRVDQAGSVLDVRVEQKETQPPKPHNEATLLTAMETAGRTLDEKEMSDAMRERGLGTPATRAAILETLLERGYLVREGKKLLRATPKGVDLIERVHERVRSPALTGEWELRLARMQRGQDGLDAFMHDIEEFVREVVGVVKASGPPPARRGVPAGAAPAAAVSARAPRPAERAAAAASVGAAVRSPQKAARVPRGGTTSDVESGPLGRVSASSVHDPAPALRAALTRAPSRAPAVASLAAPDQAGQPRVARGVTPTSRLPQLLQQHFGFAAFRPHQEQICAAVTNGADALVVMPTGAGKSLCYQLPGLARGGTTLVISPLVALIEDQTQKLLESGLRAERIHAGRSREQSRATCRAYVDGELDFLFVAPERLGVRGFPELLAKRPPTLIAIDEAHCISDWGHDFRPDYRMLSGRLAGLPGVPIVALTATATPRVQADITQQLGLHERGRAPETFIFGFRRTNIAVEVVEVSVPERTKQAAKLLREPGRLPAIVYAPTRKACEQQAKALGKKLRVGAYHAGLHADERDAVQSAFRDGGLDVVVATIAFGMGIDKANVRTVVHTALPATLEGYYQEIGRAGRDGAPSRAVLMHSFADRRTHEFFLDRNYPEVRRLQPLYSQLSAEPITTEALGSRCAVNPDDAERWVSKLWIAGGARIDDDGGVTRGDAGWPARYETQRAHKVAQLEAVQAFVSASGCRMLGLVAHFGDRSDSGQPCGLCDVCAPGAASLLELTVPTEEDLDGLEGLVAMLREWNGQATGRLHRELADRPEGAGLSRSDVERLLDGLARAAWLRLSEDRFEKDGESIRFKRAHLSEEAPTRSELLASVRLLPPRGPQTAQSSRASAGRTPRKRTRGGARGPKSGGSSTAPRKGSVVTGRSRGKSPAGGALAEMDAPSDVVAALRAWRLGVSKQQRVPAFRVLTDRQLGEVAIAGPHDVKSLSEVPGVGDKKVERYAEGILRVLRQLTSR; encoded by the coding sequence ATGTTCAGCGTCGTGCTCGCCGAGAAGCCGTCCGTGGCCCGTGACCTGGCCGAGGTCCTGGGCGCCACCGCGCGCCACCAGGGGTACCTGGAGGGTGGCGGCTACCGGGTGACGTGGGCCATTGGCCACCTGGTGGGCCTGGCCGAGCCGGCCGCCATGGACCCGGCCTGGTCGCGCTGGAGCTACGCCGCGCTGCCCATGCTGCCGGCGCGCTGGCCGCTGGTCGCACGCGAGCGGGTGGGTGAGCAGCTGGATGTGGTCATGCGGCTGCTGAACGCGCGCGACACGGCCGAGGTCATCTGCGCCACGGACGCGGGGCGCGAGGGCGAGCTCATCTTCCGCTACGTGTACGAGCACGCGCTCTGTCACAAGCCCGTGCGCCGCTTGTGGATCTCGTCGCTCACACCCGAGGCCATCGAGCGGGGCTTCAACGCGCTCAAGCCCGCGTCCGACTTCGACGCGCTGGCGGACGCCGCCCGCGCCCGCAGCCGGGCGGACTGGCTGGTGGGCATGAACCTCTCGCGGGCCTACAGCCTGCGCTACGACGACCACCTCTCCGTGGGCCGCGTGCAGACACCCACGCTGGCGCTGGTGGTGGAGCGTGACCTCGAGATCGCCCACTTCGTGCCAGAGCCGTATGACGAGGTGCACGCGCGCTTCGGCACGCCGCAAGGCGAGTACGAGGGTGTCTACGTGGAGAAGCGCCGCGACGAGAGCGGCAAGCGGAAGGAGCAGCGCAAGCTCGAGCGGGGGCCGGCGGGTGGCGGGGCAGGGCTGTCGCAGGCGGAGCAGGTGGCGGCTCGAGTGCGCGGCGCCGGCCCCGAGCGGGTGCGCATCACCGAGGTGGAGCGCAAGCAGCGCCGCACGCCCGCACCGCCGCTGTTCGACCTGACCGAGCTGCAGCGCGAGGCCAACCGGCTGTACGGGTTCTCCGCCAAGCACACGCTGGACGTGGCCCAAGAGCTGTACGAGAAGCACAAGCTCATCAGCTATCCGCGCACCGACAGCCGGCACCTCTCGCGCGACGTGGCGAAGGCGCTGGGCCCCGTGTTGGCCGAGCTCGAGCCGCGCTATGCAGATTCGTTGGCGCCCGGGAGCCTCGAGGGGAAACTCGGCAAGCGCTACGTCGATGACGCCCGCGTGACCGACCACCACGCCATCATCCCCACCGGTGCCAAGAACAAGCTGCGCGAGGGCACGGACCACCACAAGCTCTACGACTTGGTGGCGCGGCGCCTGCTGAGCGCCTTCCAGCCGGACCACGTGGAGGCGCTCACCAGTGTGCTCACCGAGGTGCTGCGCGTGGACGCCCAGGGCGAAGACCGCTTCCGGAGCCGAGGTAGCAGCGTGGAGGTGGAGGGCTGGCGCTCGCTCGACGTCTACACGGCGCGCGCCCGTGCCACGCGCCCGGACCTGCCCACGGGGCTGCGCGTGGACCAAGCGGGGAGCGTGCTGGACGTGCGCGTGGAGCAGAAGGAGACCCAGCCTCCGAAGCCCCACAACGAGGCCACGCTGCTCACCGCCATGGAGACCGCCGGCCGCACGCTGGACGAGAAGGAGATGTCGGACGCCATGCGCGAGCGCGGCCTCGGCACACCGGCCACCCGCGCGGCCATCCTCGAGACGCTCCTCGAGCGCGGCTACCTGGTGCGCGAGGGCAAGAAGCTGCTGCGCGCCACACCCAAAGGGGTGGACTTGATCGAGCGCGTGCACGAGCGCGTGCGCAGCCCCGCCCTCACGGGCGAGTGGGAGCTGCGCCTTGCGCGCATGCAGCGCGGCCAAGACGGACTGGACGCGTTCATGCACGACATCGAGGAGTTCGTGCGCGAGGTGGTGGGGGTGGTGAAGGCCAGCGGCCCGCCCCCCGCGCGGCGTGGCGTGCCAGCTGGCGCCGCACCCGCAGCGGCCGTGAGTGCCAGAGCGCCTCGGCCGGCTGAACGTGCCGCGGCGGCCGCGAGCGTGGGCGCGGCGGTGCGCTCTCCCCAGAAGGCCGCGCGGGTTCCGCGAGGGGGCACTACGTCGGACGTTGAATCAGGGCCTCTCGGGCGTGTGTCCGCTTCGTCGGTCCATGACCCCGCTCCTGCCCTGCGCGCTGCGCTGACTCGCGCGCCCTCTCGAGCTCCGGCCGTCGCGTCGCTCGCCGCACCCGACCAGGCGGGCCAGCCGCGCGTGGCGCGCGGCGTCACCCCCACGAGCCGGCTGCCACAGCTCCTCCAGCAGCACTTCGGATTCGCGGCGTTTCGCCCGCATCAGGAGCAGATCTGCGCGGCCGTCACCAACGGCGCCGACGCGTTGGTGGTCATGCCCACGGGGGCCGGTAAGTCCCTCTGTTACCAGCTGCCCGGCCTCGCCCGCGGCGGCACCACGCTGGTCATCAGCCCGCTCGTGGCCCTCATCGAAGACCAGACGCAGAAGCTGCTGGAGAGCGGCCTGCGCGCCGAGCGCATCCACGCCGGGCGCAGCCGCGAGCAGAGCCGCGCCACGTGCCGCGCCTACGTGGACGGGGAGCTCGACTTCCTGTTCGTGGCCCCCGAGCGGCTGGGCGTGCGCGGCTTCCCCGAGCTGCTGGCCAAGCGCCCGCCCACGCTCATCGCCATCGACGAAGCGCACTGCATCTCCGACTGGGGCCATGACTTCCGTCCGGACTACCGCATGCTGAGCGGTCGCCTGGCGGGCCTGCCGGGGGTGCCCATCGTGGCCCTCACGGCCACGGCCACGCCGCGTGTGCAGGCGGACATCACGCAGCAGCTCGGGCTCCACGAACGTGGGCGCGCCCCCGAGACGTTCATCTTCGGCTTTCGCCGCACCAACATCGCCGTGGAGGTGGTGGAGGTGTCCGTGCCCGAGCGTACCAAGCAGGCGGCCAAGCTGCTGCGCGAGCCAGGGCGCCTGCCGGCCATCGTGTATGCGCCCACCCGCAAGGCATGCGAGCAGCAGGCCAAGGCGCTGGGCAAGAAGCTGCGCGTGGGCGCCTACCACGCCGGCCTCCACGCCGACGAGCGCGACGCCGTGCAGAGCGCCTTCCGTGACGGTGGTCTCGACGTGGTGGTGGCCACCATCGCCTTCGGCATGGGCATCGACAAAGCCAACGTCCGCACGGTGGTGCACACCGCGCTGCCCGCCACGCTCGAGGGCTACTACCAGGAGATTGGCCGCGCCGGGCGCGACGGAGCCCCCAGTCGTGCGGTGCTCATGCACTCGTTCGCCGACCGTCGCACACACGAGTTCTTCCTGGATCGCAACTACCCGGAGGTGCGCCGCCTGCAGCCGCTCTACTCGCAGCTCTCGGCCGAGCCCATCACGACGGAGGCGCTCGGCTCGCGCTGCGCCGTGAACCCCGATGACGCAGAGCGCTGGGTCAGCAAGCTGTGGATCGCGGGTGGTGCCCGCATCGACGACGACGGTGGCGTGACACGCGGGGATGCGGGCTGGCCAGCGCGCTACGAGACGCAACGGGCACACAAGGTGGCGCAGCTCGAGGCCGTGCAGGCGTTCGTCAGCGCGTCCGGCTGCCGCATGCTGGGCCTGGTGGCTCACTTCGGTGACCGCTCGGACAGCGGGCAGCCCTGCGGCCTGTGTGACGTGTGCGCCCCGGGAGCAGCCTCGCTGTTGGAGCTCACGGTGCCCACGGAAGAGGACCTAGATGGGCTCGAGGGGCTAGTCGCCATGCTCCGAGAGTGGAACGGGCAGGCCACCGGGCGTCTGCACCGTGAGCTGGCCGACCGCCCCGAGGGAGCTGGTCTGTCCCGCTCCGATGTGGAGCGTCTGCTCGATGGGCTGGCGCGCGCCGCTTGGCTGCGGCTCTCGGAGGACCGCTTCGAGAAGGACGGCGAGAGCATCCGCTTCAAGCGCGCGCACCTGAGTGAAGAGGCGCCCACCCGAAGCGAGTTGCTGGCTAGCGTGCGGCTCCTCCCGCCGCGGGGGCCTCAGACCGCTCAGTCGTCGCGCGCGTCGGCCGGTCGCACCCCCAGGAAGCGGACTCGTGGCGGCGCCCGCGGTCCCAAGAGCGGTGGCTCGAGCACGGCGCCTCGCAAGGGCTCGGTCGTCACCGGCCGCTCACGAGGCAAGTCCCCTGCGGGGGGGGCGTTGGCCGAAATGGATGCGCCGTCGGACGTCGTCGCCGCTCTGCGTGCGTGGCGCCTGGGCGTGTCCAAGCAGCAGCGCGTGCCCGCTTTTCGTGTGCTGACAGATCGTCAGCTTGGAGAGGTGGCCATCGCCGGACCCCACGACGTCAAGTCGCTCAGCGAGGTGCCGGGCGTGGGCGACAAGAAGGTGGAGCGTTATGCGGAGGGCATCTTGCGAGTCCTCCGGCAGCTCACCTCCCGCTGA